The DNA sequence TTGCCGCCGCTGTGGCGGGCTATTTAAGCGGTTCTTTAAGCAGCGCCGTGATTGTATGTCGCATGATGGGGCTGCCCGATCCGCGCTCTCAAGGCTCGGGCAATCCCGGCGCCACAAATGTGATGCGCATCGGCGGTAAAAAAGCCGCTGCCATTACTTTGGCAGGCGATTTGCTCAAAGGCCTGATTCCCGTGCTGATACTCAAAATGCTTTTCCCCGCGCATGACCATCTATGGATTGCGGCAGGCTTAGGCGCATTTTTCGGGCATCTGTACCCGATATTCTTTGCCTTTCAAGGCGGCAAAGGCGTGGCGACCGCCGTCGGCGTACTGTTGGCTTGGCATTGGCCTGTCGCCCTGATTTGCATCGTGATTTGGCTGGGTATTTTTCTCTTGACGCGCGTCTCCTCCCTATCCGCCCTCATCGCCTCTTTCTGCGCGCCTTGGCTGGCATTTTTCTGGATTGCCGATAAACAATTGCCGATGGCAATTCTGGCGATGGTCGCCGTCTTGATTTACCGACATCGCGAAAACATCCGCCGCTTAGCCAAAGGCGAGGAAAGCGCCTTTAAAAAACGTCGAGATAACAAGGAATAAATATGCGACTTCATCACGTGGCTTTGATTGCCGGCGATTATGAGCTTAGTAAGACTTTTTATACGCAAATCCTAGGTTTAAAGATTTTGGCGGAGCATTACCGCGCCGAACGCGATTCTTGGAAATGCGATTTAGCCGCCCCTGACGGACATTATCTTTTAGAGCTGTTTTCCTTTCCCAATCCGCCGCCGCGCCCGAATGCGCCGGAAGCCTGCGGTCTGCGACATTTGGCTTTTGCCGTGTCCGATACGCAAACAATGCGGCAAGACTTATTAAATAAAGGCGTAGATTGCGAAACAATCCGCATCGATCCTTATACGCAGCGCAAGTTTTTCTTTATTAAAGACCCCGATGCTTTGCCGGTGGAATTTTATGAATGCCCTTGAGTTGCATCCCTGTCCTTGGGCGGCAAAAGAAGATTTCTATCTGGATTATCACGATAATGAATGGGGCATTCCCTGCTATGACAGCCGGCATTTGTTTGCCATGCTGTGCTTGGAAGGCGCGCAGGCAGGTTTGAGTTGGCGGACGATTCTGCTGCGCCGCCCTGCCTATTACGCCGCTTTTGATGATTTCGACCCTGAAAAAATGGCGGCATACGATGATGCCAAATGCGCCGCATTGCTCGAAAACAGCGGCATTATCCGCAATAAACTCAAAATTAAAGCCTTTATCAGCAATGCCCAAGCCTATCTGCGTATTAGTGAGCGGCAGACATTTGCCGATTATCTGTGGCAGATGGTCGGCGGCAATCCGCATATCCATTATTTTCAGAACTTAAGAGAAATTCCCACGCAAAACAGCCTTTCCGAAGCAATGAGTAAGCAATTGAAAAAAGACGGCTTTCGCTTTGTCGGCCCGACGATTTGCTATGCCTTTATGCAGTCTATGGGCATGGTAAACGACCATTTGACCACTTGCTACTGCCATCCTATGTATCAATCCCTTGAGAATATAGTACCTTAACTTCAAAATGAGACTTAGAGATACACATTTTGTCAGGAGAAGCACTTAGAATAATCTTCATTTTGAAGTTAAGAGACTATACATAGCATTTCCTATTAAAACAGCAAGCCGATGAAATTGCGATGCTAC is a window from the Suttonella indologenes genome containing:
- the plsY gene encoding glycerol-3-phosphate 1-O-acyltransferase PlsY; translated protein: MQIIAVIAAAVAGYLSGSLSSAVIVCRMMGLPDPRSQGSGNPGATNVMRIGGKKAAAITLAGDLLKGLIPVLILKMLFPAHDHLWIAAGLGAFFGHLYPIFFAFQGGKGVATAVGVLLAWHWPVALICIVIWLGIFLLTRVSSLSALIASFCAPWLAFFWIADKQLPMAILAMVAVLIYRHRENIRRLAKGEESAFKKRRDNKE
- the gloA2 gene encoding SMU1112c/YaeR family gloxylase I-like metalloprotein; protein product: MRLHHVALIAGDYELSKTFYTQILGLKILAEHYRAERDSWKCDLAAPDGHYLLELFSFPNPPPRPNAPEACGLRHLAFAVSDTQTMRQDLLNKGVDCETIRIDPYTQRKFFFIKDPDALPVEFYECP
- a CDS encoding DNA-3-methyladenine glycosylase I, producing MNALELHPCPWAAKEDFYLDYHDNEWGIPCYDSRHLFAMLCLEGAQAGLSWRTILLRRPAYYAAFDDFDPEKMAAYDDAKCAALLENSGIIRNKLKIKAFISNAQAYLRISERQTFADYLWQMVGGNPHIHYFQNLREIPTQNSLSEAMSKQLKKDGFRFVGPTICYAFMQSMGMVNDHLTTCYCHPMYQSLENIVP